GAGCCAGTCCATGCAAGCATCTAAAAACCAATAGTAGCATTTTAAAATGGACCCTTTGTTTCACTGGGAGCCAGTGGAGAGCTGGTCGAGACCCATGTAAAGCGACATTACATGAACATGacctttaagaaaaatacaataaaatatttttaaaaatctatgaCAATATGTTGCAATGTACTCATTTAATGTCtgctacgttaccttgcattggtCCTCACGCGGCAGAGTgcgtatgctagcggccccgcctccacccatcgaggcagagactgtatgactgacaaaatctcactctgttcataccgttgttctatggaacaaacatgctgaaaccaatgcacagagtgaactcttttcttgcctgtttggaggccagAGACTAGGAAAACTGACACACGCATTAAATTAGAATTTATCAagtccattttcatttattgtgtgattcatttatttattatcgtcccagtcctagtgcccacgagataATTTTTTtgctgaatgagaaatcttgtcacgacACCCCTAGTAGGGCAGTGAGCCTCCCCTTAGAGAACATGTAGTGACATGCTTTCCACTTGCTTTAGACTCCCTATTCTCTATTCAGCACATTTACGTCTTTGTTAAATCTCATCAAATCCATTATCCATTATATTTTGTCTTCTAAAATTTATTTTGCTGCTTGTATTTGTCAGGTGCTTGGTACACCGGGCAAGGCCGGCTCTGGGCTCAACCCTTTGCAGTTTGACCAGCCAGCTGAGATCTTCGTCCAGGAATCTGGAGAAATGTACATAGTGGACGGTGACGGTGGGATGAACAATCGACTCATTAAATTGTCTAAAGACCAGGAAGTGTTGTGGGTGCATGGAGAAAAAGGACAGGGGCTCGCTCAGTTCTACATCCCCCATAGTGTAACTGTGGATAACGCTCAGAGGGTGTGGGTGGCTGACAGGGGTAACAAGAGGATCCAGGTCTTCAACTCCCTTACAGGGGACTGGCTGGGGTCGTGGGGAAGCTGCTTCACTGAGGATGCACCCTACTCAGTCCGCCTGACCCCTAATAAGAAGTACTTTGTTGTTGTCCAGCTCAACACCAATCAAATTTCACTACTTGATGCCCCCCCGGTGGGTTTAATTGGCCAGTGCAGGGTGGtcagtgtgattcaaatggCTGATGACGTGAAGCCGCATCTGGTCGACTTGGATCTAAAATCAGGGGTGTTGTATGTGGCTGAGATTGGAGCCCAGCAGGCGCAGAAGTTCATCCCTTTCAGTCTCGGTGGGGGCTTTTTATAGATAAAACATGAACTGTGAATCAAAAGCATTGCCAAATAATTACAAGAATGGGCTGCTAATTTCCATACATTGGAGCCTTTAAGGTCAAATGCTATCTGTGTTGGGATCGCCGGTCAACCTCCAGTGTGTTCACGTTTCAAAACGTTTTCTTTCTGAAGGAAATATTCGAATGAATACAGATGAAGTTGTTATCATAATGTATAACGTCTTGCAATGTGTCACAAATTGTGTGAATTTAACAGCACATTTTCAACCAAGTTTTGGTTacattccaaattgtacaacccttagggcaggggtgttcaaactttttccaccgagggacgcatactgaaaaatcaaaagttgCAGGGTaccactttgatttttttatataccggtatatgttttatatatataaaggctatgaaaaatgatatatatactgtacatatatatatatatatatcaggaaaaagctttgtgttattattagttgggTTGTCcctatccaatattgatatcggatattgggccgatatcagcaaaagaAACCGAGTATCAGATTATGTCAGgatgcatctaaaatctccgatattagCACTTCAATACAAGCAGgtgattccagactccgccccagcacgTCCATCCAGCAGCGGCCGGATAGAGCCCACGTGACGTCGGCCGTGTGTATTTTCCTTAAAGCTTcgctgcagctgagtgtgaaactggtcatgcacaagtttcccgtggtggcacagaactaggaaagtttaatacgaccaatctcatcggaagtgaaaagggacacccctaattattgGTTATTAGTGTCAGCACTTCAGCTTTTCGCACTCACATTGTGaccttttgttctgtttttggaatttttgttgattgttttaaaaatgttatttctacattgtggaatgggccaataaaaaaacaggccacagaccgcactttggacacccctaccttAGGGAATTTGAATTTTGAGGTTCAAGTGTCTGGCGTATGTTCCAATATAAAAACCTGCTTGGAGGTATTGACCTGATTCTGCAATACTTGGAAATAAATATTATGTAAACATTGTCTGCTTACCTTGCCCTAAATAGGGTCACATTCTGACAAAACAATTGCGGTCATATCATTGGCATGAatatcattcattttcattccttCATTTATTTGAGCCGTTCTTGGGATTGGTTATAAAATGTATATCTCCAATCATTTCGAACAGTtcgattttattattataatagatTGATGTTCTCTAATTTACACAGGGTTGAATTGATACATACAGGTGTAAACATCTACAGTGTGGATAGGACGTTGATTGATTTGCATTGCCGTAGTCAGAAAGCAGCTACTGCCATTGGGACGTGCAATAAGTCAGGCCTGTCTGTTGTTGAGCCTTAGAAAATGTTTGCCTGAAAGTGTGTTATTCATTATGCACCATCTGCTTCGGTGGATTGTACATTTAAATGgaattgtcatatttggaggtgtttgaaaTCATTCACCGTGTAAATCGCTAATGCTAATCGCAAGCGTGTGTATGggttttttcatgtaaattagcatcgagctagtgtttttgttttaatgcatttcgtttatgttgaatgtcacagaTAAATTATTTGTGTCCTGTGTAGGTCAAAATTCCCATGCTTTATTTGTGAATGTTAAgttttcaaagtaaaggctctgaTATGGAACTCACCTGCAATCGttattgagaacctgttatCTGGCTGCTGACCTagcatgtacagtcatggccaacaCGTTtcagaatgacacaaatattatttttcacaaagtctgctgcctcagtttttatgatgccaatttgcatatactccagaatgttatgaagagtgataAGATGAACAGCAATTCATTGTGAAGTCCCTcgttgtcatgaaaatgaacttaacccccccccccaaaagaaaatttcaactgcatttcagccctggcacaaaaggaccagctgacGTCATCTTAGTGATAGTtgagagtgttgacaaggacaaaggctggaGATGACTCTGTCATCCTAATTAAGTGGGAATAATAGACTGAAAGTTTTAAAAGGAGGATGGTGCTTGaaagctttgtttttcctctgttaaccatggtAACCAGCAAGGAAACACGTGCAGGCGtcattgcttagcacaaaaagggcttcacaggcaaggatattgctgctagtAGGATGTCACCTCAAGCAACCATTTATCAGATCATTGAAACCTCAAGGAGAGGTTCACTTGTGAAGAAGGCATCAGGGCgcccaagaaagtccagcaaTCATCTGGATTGTCTCCGAAAGTTGACTTAGCTGCGGGATCGGGGCACCACCAGTGTagcgcttgctcaggaatggtagTAGGCAGGTGTGAGTGCATCTGCTCGCACAGTGAGTCGAAGACTTTTGGAGGATAACGTGGTGTCAAGGAGGGCACGAAGAAGCCACTTCTCTCCACAAAAAACATCAGGGACAAACTGGTACTCCTCCTAAACATACCATTGACATCAGAACTAAAACACTACCAAATTCTAAAATTAGGGAATTCTTTTCCCCTTAAAAACCTCCAAACTCCATTTCACAATCATTCTCTTGggattaaagcaggggtgtcaaacttgtgccatggagggccgagacactgcaggttttctttccagccagtcactaaaacaggtgattttaatgatcaacaccttcagtttgagggaaggagctcatcaattaaatcacctgctgaagaatctggttggagagaaaacctgcagcgtctcggccctccagggcacgagtttgacacacgtggattaaagggaaaaaaaatcagcgcAAATTATCAAAAACTTTCTATTCCCCCAAAAAGAAGTCCATTTCAAAATCTTCTCCGGGTTTTTACCCTTGAAAATAATTTCTCAGACATGGTTTTACTATTGATAACATTTAGAtagaacatttattttatgaactTATGTACTGTAAAGCTGCTTGAATTTTGTAAAAGTGATATTATCTTACCGGACCACTTAATCCAGGCGGTTCGCTTCCTGTATGACCGTGTCAGAGCTTGTCTATGTATTTTCTTAATTATGCATACTTTAATGTTCTTATTTGACTTTTCACTTGTGTGTGTTAAGCCAGTCAGTTCTGGCACTATTTCAATTTGGAAACACATTTGATcatgatgccatatttgttacaatatatatgtgtttttcaaattaaacattcattttaataacagtTTCGGGTGACCTCGCTTGTGCGCTAAAAAAAAGGTGCCATTTGGATTTCCAACCAGTCTGAAAATGTTGGAAAAGGTCGGCACTCCATTGTGTTGTTTCGGCTTCTGCCACATGGTGGCGGTGTTGTCACATTTACAGGATTAGGTGTGGATTAGCCTGGAAAATGTTGTAAGCACATTTCATGATTCATCTTCCTATACTTTGCTCTTGCCTCgaaatattattaattattatattatatattatattattattactattattaaataCACAGTATATTTTATTGGAGAATCACTCGTGATGCAGGTGATGATAGGATCTGCATATTGTTCATTTGTGCTGTAATGAACTGTTAAAAACTTTGTTAAATTAAAGTGAAGATAATATTATCAGGGCCATCACAATGCCTGTAAGACTGCACATCACTCATCAAAGCATGAGACCATGAATGTCAGCTTTGTGCAAGATAACTGTCATGCCAAGGTCTCATAAGAAGGCAGACACCCTTTTTCTATTTCTGAGCACTCACAAAAGTGATAAAcgcttatatttttttgttttttcaactcTTAAATGGGATATCTGACTGTGGAAGTATCCTATGATACGTATCCTGTTAGAATTAGCTTGGTGTTAAGTCGTATTAATCCGCGCCTTCTTCAGCTTTCTTTATGTTCTCGACGCCGCTTGCAAGCTGGCTGGTGTGTGTAGACTCCGATACTTTGGAGATGTCAGGGACGGGTCGAATATCGGTGATAAAAACGTTGATGCTGCgaaatccaatatccaaaaACTCCTGTCAAGTTTTAGATGTTgcaaaactgcaaatctggaagagacgCTGAGCTTCGCTGTGTATGTGCGTAAGTATAGGTCGTCTGTTAAACGCACACGTCATTTTCGtttttttattaacacaaatgaggctgaatttgtatcaaaataagctattttaaaaacaaaaacaaagacattctatgtaaaaatgtatggtcAGCAGCAGCCGTTGGCAACCCCATGTCATCAGAATGCTACAATATTGAtcacaggacattttcatcattcCGCGGCaagattgatagtcgaatcacCGAATCGAACCGTCGAATAGTCGACTACTTGAAGACACCCCTAATTTTTGTCTTGAAACAGCTATATcattttcacaaaataaaaaaaaaaaataaaaaaaaatatcaagtgGCCCactgcatcttttgatttttcagcatgtgacCCTTAGTGGAAAAAGTTCGGATACATAGtgcatcaaaatgcaaaactggACAAATAAGAAAATGATCAGTTTATTGAAATCCACATTCAAACTAAAGTAAcgtaactgaacacaaaatgcagtttttacatgaaactttttattattaagggagaaaaaaaaatccaaacctacatggtcctgtgtgaaaaagtgattgccccctaaacctaataactggttgggccacccttagcagcaacaactgcaatcaagcatttgtgataacttgcaatgagtctcttacagtgctgtggaggaattttggcccactcatctttgcagaattgttgtcattcagccacattggaggttttttcagcatgtagcgcctttttaaggtcatgccacagcatctcaataggattcaggtccggactttgactaggccacttcaaagtcttaatttttttcctcttcagccattcagaggtggacttgctggtgtgttttggatcattgtcctgctgcagaacccaagttggtttcagcttgaggtcaccaacagatggccggacattctccttctgggttttttggtagacagcagaattcatggttccatttatcacagcaagtcttccagcaaaacagccccagaccatcacactaccaccaccatattttactgttggtatgatgttctttttacactaaaaagtttaacttttgtctcatcagaccacagagtattttcccaaaggtcttgggtaccatcaagatgttttctggcaaaattgagacgagccttaatattcttttgttcagcagtggtttttgtcttggaactctgtcatgcaggtcgtttttaccaagtgtctttcttatggtggagtcatgaacactgaccttaactgaggcaagtaaggcctgcagttctttggatgttgttgtggggtcttttgtgagcTTTTGGACAAGTCGTCGCTgccctcttggggtcattttagttggccggccactctcGGGAAGCTTCaccgctgttccatgttttcgccatttgtggataatggctctcactgtggtttgctggagtcccagagctttagaaatggctttataaccttttccagactgatagatctcaattcatctcagttatgttttaacgagggggaatcactttttcatacagagccatgtaggtttggactgTCTTCTCCTTTAAAAagaaagagtttcatttaaaaactgcattttgtgttcagttgtgttgtcattgactgatatttaaatttgcttgatgatctgaaacatttactgtaagtgtgacaaacatgcaaaaaaaagaaatcgagGGATGCCGGCTGCAACACAGCCCGCCATCATATTGTTGTGGTCGGCCCGTGTGTTTAGTCATGCTAATTTTATGCTCCACTTACACAAAGTGCAGTTAATGTTCTCGTAAAAATGAGATTCTCTCTCCTCGCTTTGTAAAAGAATCCTTCTTTTTGGATGTAAGTCACCTCAACCGAGGGTGGCCAAATCTTCCAAAAAGAATCCTGTAATTGTGTCGGATGTTTTGGCCCGCCTTCATGGCCTGTAAAAGAGCATGACCTCCTACGCATCTCCTGGTGCTTCCTGCAGGTACCTCGCATGCATGTCCTTTCTGCTGATACTTAGGAATGTGAGTGTAGGAGTGGGACCATTCTGCACACCAGGATGGTCCCACTGCCACAGAGCATCTCCATATCAGTCTACCTCACACTTTTGCTCACACGCTCTTCCTTTTCTTCACACTTCCACTCTCACACAGCCTTTGTTGTCCCCCGGCTTCTCTTGTTGGCCTCGTCCTCTATACTTTGTGCCTTGTTGGCTGTTTTGCTGACAGACTCCAGCTGGATGTCATAGCAGGGAGAATGGCGGCAAGTGTGTAGGTTGGCCTTTTCGTCCTTCTGTCAGGGGAAAGCCCACACAACACTCCCACACAccttctccacacacacacaaacacacacacacacacaggagggaTTCCAATCTCCACCAAGACCACATCCTGGTGAAAGATGTCAATTTGTTCAATTGTTTTTGGGAGTGAAGGGTAGTGTTTTTCTTCAAAGAATGGAGCTCCAACTTGCTAACAGTACCACTGTTACAAGTTTCACTCTAATATTGTTTCTATGTAATTTATGGGTGTCTAAAACTCCACcaaggaaaaatgaaaggatgccagggccactttgatattttgttagaagttatatatacagtatttcaagaaaacaatgcatctgagctttgtcatacaggtgaaaaCACGTATTATGAGCATTACGTTTTAGTTATAATTTTAAATTTCACAAATATTTAAAcggtcttcttaaataatcttcataaatgttcttttcataacATTCTGGCTTTATTCCCGTCATTcgtaacttttcccccaacctcattttccaaaaattgcgactttgctttcttttgtttgtttctcataatattttaacttaaaaaaacaaataatatttcaactctatgctactaaaatgactttatttttcctcacactattacaaatttattatcGTCTAATTGCgcctgttttttccatttctgttgtttttttttttttacattttccagctATATCAAACTgtaaaatgttcttctcgtatatgactttattcccataatatttagaaatTCTTcctatattataacttttccccaacctaattgagtttgtttctcataatattgcaacttttaaaaaatggtcttttttctttaatatttcaactttatgctactaaaatgatgttatttttcctgacGATTTTACCGCGTTATTCTcgactttttcttcttagacCTTTTTCTcgtattattttgacttta
This sequence is a window from Dunckerocampus dactyliophorus isolate RoL2022-P2 chromosome 2, RoL_Ddac_1.1, whole genome shotgun sequence. Protein-coding genes within it:
- the LOC129170544 gene encoding NHL repeat-containing protein 3-like, with protein sequence MSNRSHTCLIMTSLASVVFLMMVLYGVFSPQQASRSILSQDYQLLGRPLYKLDLSWPKNPELFTGNVFGVAVNQYAGVVYVAQRGDSVPKVLVFTSEGDFLMSWNTTTLEMPHGIFLADALSNPTIWITDVGNGPYGHCIKQYSPSGKLLQVLGTPGKAGSGLNPLQFDQPAEIFVQESGEMYIVDGDGGMNNRLIKLSKDQEVLWVHGEKGQGLAQFYIPHSVTVDNAQRVWVADRGNKRIQVFNSLTGDWLGSWGSCFTEDAPYSVRLTPNKKYFVVVQLNTNQISLLDAPPVGLIGQCRVVSVIQMADDVKPHLVDLDLKSGVLYVAEIGAQQAQKFIPFSLGGGFL